One genomic window of Dunckerocampus dactyliophorus isolate RoL2022-P2 chromosome 7, RoL_Ddac_1.1, whole genome shotgun sequence includes the following:
- the mdh2 gene encoding malate dehydrogenase, mitochondrial: protein MFSRAVRPTVSLARSLSTSSQNNAKVAVLGASGGIGQPLSLLLKNSPLVSHLSLYDIAHTPGVAADLSHIETRAQVTGHMGPDQLGAALQGCDVVVIPAGVPRKPGMTRDDLFNTNATIVATLADACARHCPEAMICIIANPVNSTIPITSEVMKKHGVYNPNRVFGVTTLDIVRANAFVAELKGLDPARVSVPVIGGHAGKTIIPLISQCTPKVEFPPDQLSALTGRIQEAGTEVVKAKAGAGSATLSMAYAGARFTFSVLDAMNGKEGVVECAFVRSEETECKYFSTPLLLGKNGIEKNLGLGKLSAFEEKLVADAIDELKGSIKKGEDFVAKMK from the coding sequence ATGTTTTCCCGTGCTGTCAGACCTACCGTCAGCCTTGCCAGGAGTTTGTCCACCTCGTCGCAAAACAACGCTAAGGTGGCAGTGCTAGGAGCGTCGGGCGGTATAGGCCAGCCGCTGTCTCTGCTGCTCAAGAACAGCCCTCTGGTGAGCCACCTCTCCTTATATGATATCGCACACACCCCTGGGGTGGCTGCAGACCTTAGCCACATCGAGACAAGGGCCCAAGTCACCGGCCACATGGGTCCCGATCAACTAGGTGCTGCCCTCCAGGGCTGTGATGTCGTCGTCATTCCCGCCGGTGTGCCCAGAAAGCCCGGGATGACCCGTGACGACCTCTTTAACACCAACGCTACCATCGTAGCCACCTTGGCCGATGCCTGCGCCCGCCACTGCCCTGAAGCCATGATCTGTATCATCGCCAACCCTGTCAACTCCACCATCCCTATTACATCAGAGGTCATGAAGAAGCATGGCGTGTACAACCCCAACAGAGTTTTCGGTGTCACCACCTTGGACATTGTCAGAGCCAATGCTTTTGTGGCTGAGCTGAAAGGCCTTGACCCAGCCCGTGTCAGTGTGCCTGTCATTGGGGGTCATGCAGGAAAGACCATCATCCCCCTCATTTCTCAGTGCACACCCAAAGTGGAGTTCCCTCCCGACCAGTTGTCCGCCCTCACCGGCAGGATCCAGGAAGCAGGCACAGAGGTCGTAAAGGCCAAGGCCGGAGCCGGTTCTGCTACCCTCTCCATGGCATATGCCGGCGCCCGCTTCACCTTCTCCGTCCTGGACGCCATGAATGGAAAGGAGGGCGTGGTGGAATGCGCCTTTGTCAGGTCTGAGGAGACTGAGTGCAAGTACTTCTCCACACCTCTCCTCCTGGGCAAGAATGGCATTGAGAAGAACCTTGGTCTCGGCAAGCTGTCTGCTTTCGAGGAGAAGCTGGTGGCCGACGCCATAGATGAGCTGAAGGGCTCCATCAAGAAAGGCGAGGATTTTGTGGCTAAGATGAAGTGA
- the rnf146 gene encoding E3 ubiquitin-protein ligase rnf146, whose amino-acid sequence MASCGEIDHSVSSLPPSKKGSSNNGAAGSGNSAESSGSSNTSPALSVPECAICLQSCVHPVQLPCHHVFCFLCVKGASWQSKRCALCRQEVPDDFLERPTLLSPEELKASAGGRGGAASDHAWYYEGRNGWWQYDVRTSRELEDAFSKGKKTAEMLIAGFLYVADLENMVQYRRNEHGRRRKIKRDILDIPKKGVAGLRLDTEGVTGAIGAAGRENSADGADTTGTGLQQQATGIPSISTAAPPTTRPPTSLGGQRDSSSPSLEDALSQLQISHRATPSSERSRAGEGEEEEEEEEEASPSRSSDPHTSVDESGSGDWSDDEEEDNEGDERGGGDEEHVEPWEDQPRRQRLNPEDRALPGAESTSPPSSSRSGRSRMPDGQCTVTEV is encoded by the coding sequence ATGGCTAGTTGTGGGGAGATAGACCACTCTGTTAGCTCACTTCCCCCCAGTAAAAAAGGTAGCAGCAACAACGGTGCTGCTGGAAGTGGAAACAGTGCGGAATCATCTGGCTCCAGCAACACATCGCCAGCCCTTTCTGTACCAGAGTGCGCCATTTGTCTGCAGAGCTGCGTTCACCCTGTGCAACTGCCGTGCCACCACGTCTTCTGTTTCCTCTGTGTGAAAGGAGCATCCTGGCAAAGCAAGCGCTGTGCTCtctgcagacaggaagtgcctGATGACTTCCTGGAAAGGCCCACACTTCTCTCTCCAGAGGAGCTGAAAGCATCAGCAGGGGGTCGGGGTGGGGCAGCGAGTGATCATGCCTGGTATTACGAGGGCCGCAACGGTTGGTGGCAGTATGACGTGCGAACCAGCCGAGAACTAGAGGACGCTTTCTCTAAGGGCAAGAAGACGGCAGAGATGCtaattgctgggtttttgtatGTAGCCGACTTGGAGAACATGGTGCAATACAGGCGCAATGAACACGGACGTAGACGCAAGATTAAGCGGGACATTTTGGATATTCCCAAGAAGGGAGTAGCTGGACTGCGTTTGGACACTGAGGGTGTCACAGGGGCAATCGGGGCAGCAGGTCGGGAAAACTCTGCAGATGGAGCTGATACCACAGGAACAGGTTTACAACAGCAGGCCACTGGCATCCCATCTATTTCTACAGCCGCTCCGCCCACTACAAGACCTCCTACTTCCTTGGGTGGTCAGCGTGACAGCAGCAGTCCCTCTCTGGAGGATGCTCTCTCACAACTACAAATCAGCCACAGAGCAACTCCATCTTCTGAACGGTCTAGGGCAGGTgaaggagaggaagaggaggaggaggaagaggaggcttCACCCTCCAGGTCTTCTGATCCTCACACCTCTGTGGATGAATCTGGCTCTGGAGACTGGAGtgatgatgaggaagaggatAATGAGGGCGATGAGAGGGGAGGAGGAGATGAAGAGCATGTTGAGCCATGGGAGGATCAGCCACGGAGACAAAGACTGAACCCAGAGGACAGAGCCCTCCCAGGCGCCGAGTCCACCTCCCCCCCTTCGTCATCTCGAAGTGGAAGGTCCAGAATGCCTGATGGTCAGTGTACAGTGACAGAAGTGTGA
- the echdc1 gene encoding ethylmalonyl-CoA decarboxylase isoform X3: MWQRQTSNCVYTEMDFNQEEIMEKLQVFPGGSIDLSKQDSGIAVLTINNPSRMNAFSGTMMVELEEKVTQLEQWADGKGLIVQGAAGTFCSGSDLNAVKAISNPQDGMKMCMFMQNTLTRLLRLSLISVALVEGRALGGGAELTTACDFRLMAPGSVIQFVHKHMGLVPGWGGAARLIQLVGSQNSLKLLGSASKVDSEFGLQIRLADGVLEDPLVEESAGTLLQQAENWLSNCTKGPPAVIQAVKKVVLSGRELPLVEALRTEKDVLGTVWGGPDHLQALASKSKYK, encoded by the exons ATGTGGCAGAGACAGACCAGCAACTGTGTTTACACTGAGATGGACTTCAACCAGGAGGAGATCATGGAGAAGCTGCAGGTCTTCCCTGGAGGCTCTATTGATCTTTCCAAACAGGACTCTGGCATTGCTGTTCTCACCATCAACAACCCTTCCCGCATGAATGCCTTTTCTG GCACTATGatggtggagctggaagagaaGGTGACCCAACTGGAGCAGTGGGCAGATGGAAAAGGGCTCATAGTCCAGGGTGCTGCTGGTACCTTTTGCTCTGGATCCGACCTTAATGCTGTGAAAGCAATATCCAACCCCCAA GATGGCATGAAGATGTGCATGTTTATGCAGAACACTCTCACAAGACTACTCAG ACTGTCTCTGATCTCTGTCGCTCTTGTGGAGGGGAGAGCCCTTGGAGGAGGAGCAGAACTCACTACTGCTTGTGATTTCAG GTTGATGGCACCTGGCAGTGTGATCCAGTTTGTCCATAAACACATGGGTCTCGTTCCAGGCTGGGGTGGAGCTGCTCGACTAATCCAACTTGTTGGTAGCCAAAATTCCCTGAAGCTGCTTGGCAGCGCTTCAAAAGTAGACTCTGAATTTGGCCTCCAGATTAGACTGGCAGATGGAGTTCTTGAGGACCCTCTGGTAGAAGAAAGTGCAGGGACTCTCCTGCAGCAAGCTGAAAACTGGCTCAGTAATTGCACCAAAGGGCCACCAGCAGTGATCCAGGCAGTGAAGAAGGTAGTGCTGTCAGGGAGAGAGCTCCCTCTAGTGGAGGCACTAAGAACTGAGAAGGACGTACTTGGGACGGTGTGGGGTGGTCCagatcaccttcaagcactagCAAGCAAGTCCAAATACAAATGA
- the echdc1 gene encoding ethylmalonyl-CoA decarboxylase isoform X1, with the protein MVISAMRHPFLRSSQVCGSWTRLLSAVTYTPRMWQRQTSNCVYTEMDFNQEEIMEKLQVFPGGSIDLSKQDSGIAVLTINNPSRMNAFSGTMMVELEEKVTQLEQWADGKGLIVQGAAGTFCSGSDLNAVKAISNPQDGMKMCMFMQNTLTRLLRLSLISVALVEGRALGGGAELTTACDFRLMAPGSVIQFVHKHMGLVPGWGGAARLIQLVGSQNSLKLLGSASKVDSEFGLQIRLADGVLEDPLVEESAGTLLQQAENWLSNCTKGPPAVIQAVKKVVLSGRELPLVEALRTEKDVLGTVWGGPDHLQALASKSKYK; encoded by the exons ATGGTTATCTCTGCAATGAGGCATCCTTTCCTGAGGAGCAGCCAAGTCTGTGGCAGCTGGACAAG ACTATTATCTGCAGTGACATATACTCCAAGGATGTGGCAGAGACAGACCAGCAACTGTGTTTACACTGAGATGGACTTCAACCAGGAGGAGATCATGGAGAAGCTGCAGGTCTTCCCTGGAGGCTCTATTGATCTTTCCAAACAGGACTCTGGCATTGCTGTTCTCACCATCAACAACCCTTCCCGCATGAATGCCTTTTCTG GCACTATGatggtggagctggaagagaaGGTGACCCAACTGGAGCAGTGGGCAGATGGAAAAGGGCTCATAGTCCAGGGTGCTGCTGGTACCTTTTGCTCTGGATCCGACCTTAATGCTGTGAAAGCAATATCCAACCCCCAA GATGGCATGAAGATGTGCATGTTTATGCAGAACACTCTCACAAGACTACTCAG ACTGTCTCTGATCTCTGTCGCTCTTGTGGAGGGGAGAGCCCTTGGAGGAGGAGCAGAACTCACTACTGCTTGTGATTTCAG GTTGATGGCACCTGGCAGTGTGATCCAGTTTGTCCATAAACACATGGGTCTCGTTCCAGGCTGGGGTGGAGCTGCTCGACTAATCCAACTTGTTGGTAGCCAAAATTCCCTGAAGCTGCTTGGCAGCGCTTCAAAAGTAGACTCTGAATTTGGCCTCCAGATTAGACTGGCAGATGGAGTTCTTGAGGACCCTCTGGTAGAAGAAAGTGCAGGGACTCTCCTGCAGCAAGCTGAAAACTGGCTCAGTAATTGCACCAAAGGGCCACCAGCAGTGATCCAGGCAGTGAAGAAGGTAGTGCTGTCAGGGAGAGAGCTCCCTCTAGTGGAGGCACTAAGAACTGAGAAGGACGTACTTGGGACGGTGTGGGGTGGTCCagatcaccttcaagcactagCAAGCAAGTCCAAATACAAATGA
- the echdc1 gene encoding ethylmalonyl-CoA decarboxylase isoform X2 — MVISAMRHPFLRSSQVCGSWTRMWQRQTSNCVYTEMDFNQEEIMEKLQVFPGGSIDLSKQDSGIAVLTINNPSRMNAFSGTMMVELEEKVTQLEQWADGKGLIVQGAAGTFCSGSDLNAVKAISNPQDGMKMCMFMQNTLTRLLRLSLISVALVEGRALGGGAELTTACDFRLMAPGSVIQFVHKHMGLVPGWGGAARLIQLVGSQNSLKLLGSASKVDSEFGLQIRLADGVLEDPLVEESAGTLLQQAENWLSNCTKGPPAVIQAVKKVVLSGRELPLVEALRTEKDVLGTVWGGPDHLQALASKSKYK, encoded by the exons ATGGTTATCTCTGCAATGAGGCATCCTTTCCTGAGGAGCAGCCAAGTCTGTGGCAGCTGGACAAG GATGTGGCAGAGACAGACCAGCAACTGTGTTTACACTGAGATGGACTTCAACCAGGAGGAGATCATGGAGAAGCTGCAGGTCTTCCCTGGAGGCTCTATTGATCTTTCCAAACAGGACTCTGGCATTGCTGTTCTCACCATCAACAACCCTTCCCGCATGAATGCCTTTTCTG GCACTATGatggtggagctggaagagaaGGTGACCCAACTGGAGCAGTGGGCAGATGGAAAAGGGCTCATAGTCCAGGGTGCTGCTGGTACCTTTTGCTCTGGATCCGACCTTAATGCTGTGAAAGCAATATCCAACCCCCAA GATGGCATGAAGATGTGCATGTTTATGCAGAACACTCTCACAAGACTACTCAG ACTGTCTCTGATCTCTGTCGCTCTTGTGGAGGGGAGAGCCCTTGGAGGAGGAGCAGAACTCACTACTGCTTGTGATTTCAG GTTGATGGCACCTGGCAGTGTGATCCAGTTTGTCCATAAACACATGGGTCTCGTTCCAGGCTGGGGTGGAGCTGCTCGACTAATCCAACTTGTTGGTAGCCAAAATTCCCTGAAGCTGCTTGGCAGCGCTTCAAAAGTAGACTCTGAATTTGGCCTCCAGATTAGACTGGCAGATGGAGTTCTTGAGGACCCTCTGGTAGAAGAAAGTGCAGGGACTCTCCTGCAGCAAGCTGAAAACTGGCTCAGTAATTGCACCAAAGGGCCACCAGCAGTGATCCAGGCAGTGAAGAAGGTAGTGCTGTCAGGGAGAGAGCTCCCTCTAGTGGAGGCACTAAGAACTGAGAAGGACGTACTTGGGACGGTGTGGGGTGGTCCagatcaccttcaagcactagCAAGCAAGTCCAAATACAAATGA